The proteins below are encoded in one region of Paraburkholderia aromaticivorans:
- a CDS encoding porin, with protein sequence MNKQVFALAVSAAMFAAFAAPASAQTSVTLYGVLDEGINYTNNVGRGHVYELASGYAQGSRWGLKGAEELGGGLKAIFQLENGFDVSSGRLNQGGRMFGRQALVGLSAERYGTLTFGRQYDSVVDYLAQTTANGNWAGSLFSHPYDNDNTDNSFRLDNSVKYTSPSLSGFQFGGVYSFSNDTNFANNRAYSFGGQYSYGGLLVAAAYLQADNPGNGANGAITANDASFIAARMRVFGGGITYTFGPATAGFVYTNSNYLDPIGNGYLGVTPLVPPGVLLNSLKYQNFEVNGKYQISPMLFVGAQYVYTMETYDASTGGVKPKIHSFGLMADYNLSKRTDVYIQGEYQQVTGDSTYSILDDAFNVGTQSPSSTSKQVVVRAAIRHKF encoded by the coding sequence ATGAACAAGCAAGTGTTCGCGCTAGCTGTCTCCGCCGCCATGTTTGCCGCTTTTGCCGCGCCCGCCTCGGCGCAGACGAGCGTCACGCTGTACGGCGTGCTCGACGAAGGCATCAACTACACCAACAATGTCGGCCGCGGCCATGTCTATGAGCTGGCGAGCGGCTATGCGCAAGGCAGCCGCTGGGGGCTGAAGGGCGCCGAGGAACTGGGCGGCGGCCTGAAAGCGATCTTCCAGCTGGAAAACGGTTTCGACGTGAGTTCCGGGCGGCTCAACCAGGGTGGCCGGATGTTCGGCCGCCAGGCCTTAGTCGGCTTGAGCGCGGAGCGCTACGGCACATTGACGTTCGGCCGCCAGTACGATTCGGTGGTTGACTATCTGGCCCAGACCACAGCCAACGGCAACTGGGCCGGCTCGCTCTTCTCGCACCCGTACGACAACGACAATACGGACAACTCGTTCCGGCTCGACAACTCGGTCAAGTACACGAGTCCGTCGCTGTCCGGCTTCCAGTTCGGCGGCGTCTATAGCTTTAGCAACGACACCAACTTCGCCAACAATCGCGCGTACAGTTTCGGCGGGCAGTATTCCTATGGCGGTCTGCTGGTGGCCGCGGCGTATCTGCAGGCCGACAATCCCGGCAATGGCGCGAACGGTGCGATCACGGCGAACGACGCCAGCTTCATCGCCGCCCGCATGCGCGTGTTCGGCGGCGGCATCACGTATACGTTCGGTCCGGCGACGGCTGGCTTCGTCTATACCAACTCGAATTATCTGGACCCGATCGGCAACGGTTATCTCGGCGTGACGCCGCTCGTGCCGCCGGGCGTATTGCTGAACTCGCTGAAGTATCAGAACTTCGAGGTGAACGGCAAGTATCAGATTTCGCCGATGCTGTTCGTCGGCGCGCAATACGTGTACACGATGGAAACCTACGACGCCTCGACCGGCGGCGTGAAGCCGAAAATTCATTCGTTCGGCCTGATGGCGGATTACAACCTGTCCAAACGCACCGACGTCTACATTCAGGGCGAGTATCAGCAGGTGA
- a CDS encoding adenosylcobalamin-dependent ribonucleoside-diphosphate reductase, producing the protein MAEDTPETRTPIAPPAPPAPLVAPQQFSLDVLLEKYAKGDEQSADDVFKRVARGVAEAEPQALRESVEALFVDNLRHGALGAGRIMSAAGTGIAATLINCFVQPVGDAIQGVDEQGLPGIYVALLQAAETMRRGGGVGYNFSAIRPKGARVHTTSSSASGPCSYMDVFDASCRTVESAGSRRGAQMAVLDCNHPDLLEFIEAKHSKGRWNNFNVSVGVTDEFMRAVEEDQPWQLVHRAEPSPAQRAADDVRQREDGLWVYSERPARAIWDRIMRSTYDVAEPGIVFISRMNEDNNLRAVETIRATNPCGEQPLPAYGCCNLGPLNLTRFVIDPFAQMKGRKPSFDWDGLARRTRTQVRFLDNVLDVTLWPLPQQYDESRAKRRIGVGFTGLGDTLVMLGLRYNSQEGRDFAVRIAQLMRDEAYRASVELARERGAFPLFDAARYLEAGTFASRLPEDIKQAIQRDGIRNSHLLSIAPTGTVSLAFADNASNGIEPAFSWTYTRMKVMADGGRESFDVEDYAYRLYRELGGDTNKLPDYFVSALEMSARDHLDMMAAVQPYVDTSISKTVNVPADYPFEAFESLYFDAWKNGLKGLATYRPNETLGAVLSVSPPQADDTLTESDLDPLRIAIDHRPKGELPAIIEKVEYLTQAGKKSLYVAVSFIEVTGRLGGEDVTIERPIEFFIPTGQRDESQQWITATMRSLSLAARGGFVARNLQDMRKVSWDRGQVRLGDVLRLDGHRAPRWHDSEVAALAFAIQQILHRRGFLDAEGNQVPSRMLARLPRGQMRAETALPADFGIRPHPVETDADALALTQPGGAHGLHTMLGRKCGSCGANAVIRKDGCDFCTACGEVGACG; encoded by the coding sequence ATGGCCGAAGACACGCCGGAAACCCGCACGCCAATAGCGCCTCCCGCGCCTCCCGCTCCACTCGTCGCGCCGCAACAATTCTCCTTGGACGTCCTGCTCGAGAAGTACGCGAAAGGCGACGAGCAATCGGCTGACGACGTGTTCAAGCGTGTCGCGCGCGGCGTCGCCGAGGCCGAACCGCAAGCGCTGCGTGAATCGGTCGAGGCGCTGTTCGTCGACAACCTGCGGCACGGCGCGCTCGGCGCCGGCCGCATCATGAGCGCGGCGGGCACCGGCATTGCGGCCACGCTGATCAATTGCTTCGTGCAGCCCGTGGGCGACGCGATTCAGGGTGTCGACGAACAAGGTCTGCCCGGCATTTACGTCGCCTTGCTGCAAGCAGCGGAAACCATGCGCCGCGGCGGCGGGGTCGGCTATAACTTCTCCGCGATCCGTCCCAAGGGCGCGCGCGTTCACACCACCAGTTCGTCGGCGTCCGGCCCGTGCAGTTATATGGACGTCTTCGACGCGTCGTGCCGCACCGTCGAAAGTGCCGGTTCGCGGCGCGGCGCGCAGATGGCTGTGCTCGATTGCAATCACCCCGACCTGCTGGAGTTCATCGAGGCCAAGCATTCCAAAGGCCGCTGGAACAACTTCAACGTCTCGGTCGGCGTGACCGATGAATTCATGCGCGCCGTCGAAGAAGATCAGCCGTGGCAACTCGTGCATCGCGCCGAGCCCTCACCGGCCCAGCGCGCGGCCGACGACGTGCGGCAACGCGAAGACGGCCTGTGGGTCTATAGCGAGCGTCCCGCGCGCGCGATCTGGGATCGCATCATGCGCTCCACTTACGACGTCGCGGAACCCGGCATCGTGTTCATCTCGCGCATGAACGAGGACAACAATCTGCGCGCCGTCGAAACCATCCGCGCCACCAATCCGTGCGGCGAACAACCGCTGCCGGCGTATGGCTGCTGCAACCTCGGGCCGCTGAACCTCACGCGTTTCGTGATTGATCCGTTCGCGCAAATGAAAGGCCGCAAGCCTTCGTTCGATTGGGACGGCCTCGCCAGACGCACGCGCACGCAGGTGCGATTTCTCGACAACGTGCTCGACGTCACGCTGTGGCCGCTCCCACAGCAATACGACGAATCGCGCGCCAAGCGGCGCATCGGCGTGGGCTTCACCGGCCTCGGCGACACGCTCGTCATGCTCGGCTTGCGCTACAACTCGCAGGAAGGCCGCGACTTCGCTGTGCGCATCGCGCAACTGATGCGCGACGAGGCGTATCGCGCCTCCGTGGAACTGGCGCGCGAGCGCGGCGCGTTTCCGCTTTTCGACGCCGCGCGCTATCTGGAAGCCGGCACGTTCGCCTCGCGTCTGCCGGAGGACATCAAGCAGGCGATCCAGCGTGACGGCATTCGCAACAGCCATCTGCTCTCCATCGCGCCGACCGGCACGGTGAGCCTCGCCTTCGCGGACAACGCGTCGAACGGCATCGAGCCGGCCTTCTCGTGGACCTACACGCGCATGAAGGTGATGGCCGACGGCGGCCGCGAATCCTTCGACGTCGAAGACTACGCGTATCGGCTTTATCGCGAGCTTGGCGGCGACACGAATAAGCTGCCGGACTATTTCGTCAGCGCGCTTGAGATGTCGGCACGCGACCATCTCGACATGATGGCGGCCGTGCAGCCGTACGTGGACACGTCGATCTCGAAGACGGTGAACGTGCCCGCCGACTATCCGTTCGAAGCGTTCGAAAGCCTTTACTTCGATGCGTGGAAAAACGGCCTCAAGGGTCTCGCCACCTATCGGCCCAACGAAACGCTCGGCGCGGTGCTCAGCGTGAGCCCGCCGCAAGCCGACGACACGTTGACCGAGAGCGATCTCGATCCGTTGCGTATCGCAATCGATCATCGGCCCAAAGGCGAGTTGCCCGCGATTATCGAGAAGGTCGAATATCTGACGCAGGCGGGTAAGAAGTCGCTTTACGTGGCAGTGTCGTTCATCGAAGTCACGGGGCGGCTGGGCGGTGAAGACGTCACCATCGAGCGGCCTATCGAGTTCTTCATTCCGACCGGTCAGCGCGACGAATCGCAGCAATGGATCACGGCAACGATGCGTTCGCTGTCGCTGGCGGCGCGCGGCGGTTTTGTCGCGCGCAATCTGCAGGACATGCGCAAGGTTTCGTGGGATCGCGGCCAGGTGCGGCTCGGCGACGTGCTGCGTCTTGACGGGCACCGCGCGCCGCGTTGGCACGATTCGGAAGTGGCCGCCCTCGCCTTCGCGATCCAGCAGATTCTGCATCGGCGCGGCTTTCTCGATGCCGAAGGCAATCAGGTGCCTTCGCGCATGCTGGCGCGTTTGCCGCGCGGCCAGATGCGGGCCGAGACGGCGTTACCGGCGGATTTCGGCATTCGTCCGCATCCCGTTGAGACTGACGCCGACGCGCTCGCGTTGACGCAGCCCGGCGGAGCGCACGGCCTGCATACGATGCTCGGGCGCAAGTGCGGGTCGTGCGGGGCGAATGCGGTGATTCGCAAGGACGGGTGCGATTTCTGCACCGCGTGTGGCGAGGTGGGCGCATGCGGGTAG
- a CDS encoding OpgC domain-containing protein: MQKSQSRLIELDFFRGLVLLIIVVDHIGGSILSRVTLHAYALCDAAEVFVFLGGFATATAYAALAERRNETIARSRFLRRSLEIYRAFLVTAALMLLVSAVLSAFSIDGPNLATTDLDDLMDTPLAALGDILLFRRQPYLASVLPMYAFFALLVPMILPLARSKPWLLLAGSVALWAGAPAIDAYLPAAPDMHWDFNPFAWQLLFVLGVLARCQPVYQRVSAHRLSWLVSLLAFAVVAAAAYYKLFIEHEPLDGSLKQNLSYLRAVNFLAIAWLVANLIQLGWARKLAQWVPWVGVIGRKGLLCFIAGAVISLVVDSVLYAATDGYLNYPLGLLADAIAIGALFAVALGIEPLKRLAGRLYSGRLRTSP; this comes from the coding sequence ATGCAAAAGTCGCAATCCCGCCTGATCGAACTTGATTTTTTTCGAGGGTTGGTCCTTCTGATCATCGTGGTCGATCACATCGGCGGCAGCATTCTGTCGCGCGTCACGCTGCACGCCTACGCGCTATGCGATGCCGCCGAGGTGTTCGTGTTCCTCGGCGGCTTTGCGACCGCCACGGCCTACGCCGCGCTGGCCGAACGGCGCAACGAGACGATCGCGCGCAGCCGCTTCCTGCGGCGCTCGCTGGAAATCTATCGCGCGTTCCTCGTCACTGCCGCGCTGATGCTGCTGGTCAGCGCCGTGCTCAGCGCGTTCAGCATCGACGGGCCGAATCTCGCCACCACCGATCTCGACGATCTGATGGACACCCCGCTCGCGGCGCTCGGCGACATCCTGCTGTTCCGCCGCCAGCCGTATCTGGCCTCGGTGCTGCCCATGTACGCGTTCTTCGCGCTGCTGGTGCCGATGATCCTGCCGCTCGCGCGCAGCAAGCCGTGGCTGCTGCTGGCCGGCAGCGTCGCGTTGTGGGCCGGCGCGCCGGCCATCGACGCCTACCTGCCCGCCGCGCCGGACATGCACTGGGATTTCAATCCGTTCGCGTGGCAATTGCTGTTCGTACTCGGCGTGCTGGCGCGTTGCCAGCCGGTCTATCAGCGCGTGAGCGCGCACCGTCTGAGTTGGCTCGTCAGTCTGCTGGCGTTCGCCGTGGTTGCGGCGGCCGCTTACTACAAGCTGTTTATCGAGCACGAGCCGCTCGATGGCAGTCTCAAGCAAAATCTTTCCTACCTGCGGGCGGTCAATTTCCTCGCCATCGCGTGGCTCGTCGCGAATCTGATTCAGCTCGGCTGGGCTAGGAAGCTCGCGCAATGGGTGCCGTGGGTCGGCGTGATCGGACGCAAGGGGTTGCTGTGCTTTATCGCCGGCGCGGTGATCTCGCTCGTGGTCGATTCCGTGCTGTACGCGGCGACGGACGGCTATCTGAACTATCCGCTCGGACTGCTCGCGGATGCGATCGCGATCGGCGCGCTGTTCGCGGTGGCGCTGGGCATCGAGCCGCTCAAGCGTCTGGCCGGCCGGTTGTATAGCGGGCGGCTGCGGACGTCGCCCTGA
- a CDS encoding DUF3331 domain-containing protein produces the protein MTLESIPLDGTNGVRIEILERSDTTLVIRWVEPGKCHYGEQRWRRRSAHTSGTCAVSRRKIRRGDAVFKPAERPAPLNASAMICAELLECVEA, from the coding sequence ATGACCTTAGAGTCCATCCCCCTTGACGGTACCAATGGCGTCCGCATCGAGATTCTCGAGCGCTCGGACACGACGCTCGTGATTCGCTGGGTCGAGCCGGGAAAATGTCATTACGGCGAGCAGCGGTGGCGGCGCCGGTCGGCACATACCTCGGGAACCTGCGCGGTATCGCGCCGCAAGATTCGCCGCGGCGACGCGGTGTTCAAACCGGCCGAGCGGCCGGCGCCTTTGAATGCTTCCGCCATGATCTGCGCTGAACTGCTGGAGTGCGTCGAGGCCTGA
- a CDS encoding alpha/beta hydrolase, producing MRLFLRFAFVALCAASTSAPVLASTVISRSFHSDALGRDWAYTIYLPTGYRHDAGRLPVLYLLHGNNGDANDWITQGHLQSAADALIEHKDMPPVVIVMPQGGTDWYVDRKEKMETAFFDDLLPEIEARYAVSTQRAARMIGGVSMGGFGALRYAMTQPERFCGALLLSPAIYPNEPPRASAARRVGVFGEREFDARIWRELNYPAQWDRYMSRPYRLPMFIAAGDDDLAIQADASSLYTHLRLAGNPAALRIIDGGHTWDVWSALLPAALKYTVGCVKSPPQQPPPLEHPSNQRP from the coding sequence ATGCGTCTATTCCTACGTTTCGCCTTTGTTGCGCTCTGCGCAGCCTCGACCAGCGCGCCGGTGCTCGCCAGCACCGTGATCAGCCGCAGCTTCCATTCCGACGCGCTCGGCCGCGACTGGGCCTACACGATCTATCTGCCGACCGGCTATCGTCATGACGCCGGCCGCCTGCCCGTGCTGTATCTCCTGCACGGCAACAACGGCGACGCCAACGACTGGATCACGCAAGGCCACCTGCAAAGCGCGGCCGATGCGCTGATCGAGCATAAGGACATGCCGCCTGTCGTGATCGTGATGCCGCAAGGCGGCACGGACTGGTACGTCGATCGCAAGGAAAAGATGGAGACCGCGTTCTTCGACGATCTGCTGCCCGAGATCGAAGCGCGCTATGCGGTCTCGACGCAACGCGCCGCACGGATGATCGGCGGCGTCTCGATGGGCGGCTTCGGCGCGCTGCGCTATGCGATGACGCAACCCGAGCGCTTTTGCGGTGCGCTGCTGCTGAGCCCCGCGATCTATCCGAATGAGCCGCCGCGCGCGTCGGCGGCGCGCCGCGTCGGCGTGTTCGGCGAGCGCGAATTCGACGCGCGTATCTGGCGCGAGCTCAACTATCCGGCGCAGTGGGACCGCTACATGAGCCGGCCGTACCGTCTGCCGATGTTCATCGCCGCCGGCGACGACGACCTCGCGATCCAGGCCGATGCGTCATCGCTCTATACGCACCTGCGGCTGGCGGGCAATCCGGCGGCGCTGCGCATTATCGACGGCGGTCACACGTGGGACGTCTGGAGCGCGCTGCTGCCCGCCGCGCTCAAATACACGGTCGGCTGCGTGAAGTCGCCACCGCAGCAGCCGCCGCCGCTGGAGCATCCTTCGAATCAGCGGCCCTGA
- a CDS encoding 4Fe-4S dicluster domain-containing protein has protein sequence MTQMALVIDLNVCVGCHACVTSCKEWNTSGESGSLADLNPYDANPSGTFFNRVQSFEAGSFPNAETIHFPKSCLHCEDPPCVPVCPTGASYKRKEDGLVLVDFDRCIGCKYCAWACPYGARELDEARKEMTKCTLCVDRIHDENLSERDRQPACVLACPTSARLFGDIHDPESVVSKAIEERGGYQLMPEWNTRPANHYLPRVPTEAAGCGSGSCSCKSAGSMQEPEALDAQFERGDLHLASMATRI, from the coding sequence ATGACACAGATGGCATTGGTGATCGATCTGAACGTGTGCGTGGGGTGCCACGCTTGCGTGACGAGTTGCAAGGAGTGGAACACGTCGGGCGAATCGGGCAGTCTCGCCGACCTGAATCCCTACGACGCGAATCCGTCCGGCACCTTCTTCAACCGGGTGCAGAGCTTTGAAGCCGGCAGTTTTCCCAACGCCGAGACGATTCATTTTCCGAAGTCGTGTCTGCACTGCGAGGACCCGCCGTGCGTGCCGGTCTGTCCGACCGGTGCGAGCTATAAGCGCAAGGAAGACGGGCTCGTGCTGGTGGACTTCGACCGCTGTATCGGCTGCAAGTATTGTGCGTGGGCGTGCCCATACGGCGCGCGCGAGCTCGACGAAGCGCGCAAGGAGATGACCAAGTGCACGCTGTGCGTCGATCGGATCCACGATGAGAATCTGTCCGAGCGCGACCGTCAGCCGGCCTGTGTGCTCGCTTGCCCGACCTCGGCGCGGCTGTTCGGCGATATTCATGACCCGGAGTCGGTGGTGTCGAAAGCGATCGAGGAGCGCGGCGGCTATCAGTTGATGCCCGAGTGGAACACGCGGCCGGCGAATCACTATTTGCCGCGCGTGCCCACCGAGGCCGCGGGTTGCGGCAGCGGTTCGTGCTCGTGCAAATCGGCCGGCTCGATGCAGGAACCGGAAGCGCTCGATGCGCAGTTCGAGCGCGGCGACTTGCATCTTGCGTCGATGGCGACGCGCATCTAA
- a CDS encoding dimethyl sulfoxide reductase anchor subunit family protein has product MNPAFSVVFLTTLSGAAQGLLIALVGVETAAHLGLLASPAVAFYIAGAGVSVVLGGLGLIASFFHLGHPERAWRAIAMWRTSWLSRECLCLPAFLACAFFYGVAHGFGSPWSLAIGWLGVLASAVLFVCTAMIYACLRFLQEWATPLTLVNFALLGCASGFTLATALSAWFAPEWTVGLAVCACVLTLAGLASRSASLMRNARLRPKSTVQSATGIRNPKLVQVSRGFTAGAFNLREFFHGKSAGTLRNVKWGFLATAFVAPVVLMALGASLHSIGVSLGLLAAACLVQYAGLVAERWFFFAEAKHPQNLYYARVG; this is encoded by the coding sequence ATGAATCCCGCATTCTCCGTGGTTTTTCTAACCACTTTGAGCGGCGCGGCCCAAGGCCTGCTGATCGCGCTCGTCGGCGTGGAAACTGCCGCGCATCTGGGCCTGCTCGCGTCGCCCGCCGTTGCGTTCTATATCGCCGGCGCGGGTGTGTCGGTGGTGTTGGGCGGGCTCGGACTGATCGCGTCGTTTTTCCATCTCGGTCATCCCGAACGCGCATGGCGCGCGATTGCCATGTGGCGGACGTCGTGGTTGTCGCGCGAGTGTCTGTGCCTGCCGGCGTTTCTCGCCTGCGCGTTTTTCTACGGTGTCGCGCATGGGTTCGGCTCGCCGTGGTCGCTCGCGATCGGCTGGCTCGGCGTGCTGGCGAGCGCCGTGCTGTTCGTCTGCACGGCGATGATCTATGCGTGTCTGCGCTTTCTGCAGGAGTGGGCCACGCCGCTCACGCTGGTCAACTTCGCGCTGCTCGGCTGCGCGTCAGGCTTCACGCTGGCGACGGCCTTGAGCGCGTGGTTCGCGCCCGAGTGGACCGTTGGACTCGCTGTCTGCGCATGTGTGCTGACGCTCGCCGGCTTGGCGAGCCGCTCGGCGTCGCTCATGCGCAATGCGCGCTTGCGGCCGAAGTCGACAGTGCAGAGCGCCACGGGCATTCGCAATCCGAAGCTGGTGCAGGTGTCGCGCGGCTTTACCGCCGGTGCGTTCAATCTGCGCGAGTTCTTTCACGGTAAATCGGCGGGAACGCTGCGCAATGTCAAATGGGGCTTTCTCGCGACAGCGTTCGTTGCGCCGGTCGTGTTGATGGCGCTAGGGGCGAGCCTGCATTCGATCGGCGTTTCGCTCGGCTTGCTGGCCGCGGCGTGCCTCGTGCAATACGCGGGTCTGGTGGCGGAGCGCTGGTTTTTCTTTGCCGAGGCGAAGCATCCGCAGAATCTTTATTACGCGAGAGTGGGCTGA
- a CDS encoding AI-2E family transporter, producing MNSRPPVAPPEPPDASDCLKKQKAASLVLYIGLVLLALWVARDFIAVVAWAAVLAIALWPLLRRVEGNRWFTGRTTLIAVVLTLAIALLVVLPVGIGIAQALREAHDMSEWFKDAQENGIPLPDFIQHLPLGAQQASTWWQANLAQPLRGSAAMKGLHSTTVMTLGRHFGARAVHAVAVFGFMLITLFVIFQAGPRLSGSLLKGMRRGFGEDGAQLLLRMATAVRGTVSGLVVVGLCEGALMGVAYFVTGLPHVALLALVTAIAAMLPFCAPITFGLAALWLVSQGSVAAGIGLAVFGSVVVFIAEHFVRPVLIGNSTRLPFLLVLFGILGGAETFGLLGIFIGPALMTVLMVLWTDLVQ from the coding sequence ATGAATTCACGCCCGCCTGTGGCACCGCCTGAACCGCCAGACGCGTCGGACTGCCTGAAGAAGCAGAAAGCGGCCTCGCTCGTGCTGTACATCGGCCTGGTGTTGCTGGCGTTGTGGGTCGCGCGCGACTTCATTGCGGTGGTGGCATGGGCCGCCGTGCTTGCGATTGCGCTATGGCCGCTGTTGCGCAGGGTCGAGGGCAACCGCTGGTTCACCGGCCGCACGACGCTGATCGCGGTCGTGTTGACGCTGGCGATCGCGTTGCTGGTCGTGTTGCCGGTGGGCATCGGCATTGCCCAGGCGCTACGCGAAGCGCACGACATGAGCGAGTGGTTCAAAGACGCGCAGGAAAACGGCATTCCGTTGCCGGATTTCATCCAGCATCTGCCGCTCGGCGCGCAACAGGCTTCCACGTGGTGGCAGGCCAACCTTGCTCAGCCGCTGCGCGGCTCGGCGGCCATGAAAGGACTGCACAGCACCACGGTGATGACGCTCGGCCGGCACTTCGGCGCGCGCGCGGTGCATGCCGTGGCGGTGTTCGGTTTCATGCTGATCACGCTGTTCGTGATTTTTCAGGCGGGGCCGCGCTTGTCGGGCTCGCTGCTCAAAGGCATGCGGCGCGGCTTCGGCGAAGACGGCGCGCAGCTTCTGCTACGGATGGCCACGGCGGTGCGCGGCACGGTGTCGGGACTGGTCGTGGTCGGACTCTGCGAGGGCGCGTTGATGGGCGTCGCCTATTTCGTGACGGGCTTGCCGCATGTCGCGCTGCTCGCGCTCGTCACCGCGATCGCCGCGATGCTGCCGTTCTGCGCGCCGATCACCTTTGGTCTCGCGGCCTTGTGGCTGGTCTCGCAAGGCTCGGTGGCGGCGGGCATCGGCCTCGCCGTGTTCGGCTCCGTCGTGGTGTTCATCGCCGAGCACTTCGTGCGGCCGGTGCTGATCGGCAACTCGACGCGTTTGCCGTTCCTGCTCGTGCTGTTCGGCATTCTCGGCGGCGCGGAAACGTTCGGCCTGCTCGGCATCTTCATCGGTCCCGCGCTGATGACCGTGCTGATGGTGTTGTGGACCGACCTCGTGCAATAG